CACCAGCTTGGCGGTACCGCCCTGGGTGGTGAAGCGATTTTTAGTGGTGGTGGAAAAGCTCGGCGGATCCATGATCACAATGTCAAAACGCTCGCCCTGCGCCAACAGATCAGGCAAGACATCAAAACAGTCTCCGCAGATAAAAGCATGGCGCTTGGCGTTGATGCGATTGAGGCCGAAATTCTCCCGTGCCTGGTCGAGGTAATGGGGCGAAGCATCGACACTGGTCACCCGTGTCGCGCCAGAAGCAGCAGCCGCTACGGAAAAAGCTCCGGTATAGCAGAACAGGTTCAACACCCGCTTGCCCTGGCAGCGCTCGGCGAGATCACGGCGGTTGGCACGTTGATCCATAAACAGTCCGGTATTCAAACCCTCTTCGAGACTGACGCGATAGGTAAGATGATTCTCCTCGACCGTGTAGCGATCAGGGACAGCGCTACCAGCCAACAGACGACTGAACCGTTTCGAGCCTTTTTTCTCCAGCTCACGGGTTTTCTGCGGGCGGAATTTTTCGTAAATACCGTCCGGCTGAAACTCCTGCTGTAAAGCTTGCACCAACATGTTGAGATGCGGCTCCCAGCTGCGCGAGTACAACTGGATCATCAGATACCCGTCATATCGCTCGACGGTGAGGCCCGGCAAGCCATCGCCTTCACCATTGATCACGCGGTAAGCGTTGGTGCCGTCAAGTCCGGCATGATCGCGACGGCGCTGTTCGGCCCGGTGAATTTTCTGGCGGAACCACTCGCCGTTCAACATCATCCCGGCGTCGCCAAGAACGCGGGCAACAATCCGCTGTCCGGGATCAACCAGTGCTATCGCCAGCGCCTTGCCCTGCTCCGAGGTCAAGGTCACCAGTTCACCACACTTCAAAGTGGGCCATTTCCGGGTAAAGCGATCTTCGATCACCCAGGGATGCCCCAGCTTGAGCATCTGTTCTGTCTGCGGGCCGATAACACATGATTTTCGTTGTTGGCGTTTCATTGTCTTTCCATTTAGGCTGTGCTGTCAGAATCTTCCACAACAGCAATTTCGGAAAAAAGGCTGTCCCTGTTTTACGGTATCCTCAATGTCGAAGCCAGCACAAAATGATCCGCCACTTCCCCTAAGCATCATGGCTACCATCAAACACAGGGCTGTGTTAGAGTCAGAAAAAAATTTCAGGAGCATGAACCATTATGGACACAGCCGCACCAACCCGCGCGGAACAACAGATAGAGCAATTACTGGAACAACTGGAGCCCGGCAGTGACCGCTATACGGTGCTCAGTTCGGCGAAAAATTTCAAGTCGTCCTGGGTGGATCTGGGACGCCTGCTCAAGCAGGTTCGCGGTAGTCGTCTCTACAGCGACTGGGGCTACGACAGCTTTGAGGATTACTGTAGCCGTGAGATCCGCATCCGTCGTCAGACGGCGGACAAACTGACCATGGCGTTTCACTATCTGGAGAAGAAACAGCCGACTCTGATGGAGGACAAGCTGCGCCCCCTGCCGGACTACCGTTCCATTGACCTGCTGCAACAGGCTGAAGCCGACACCAACTTTACCAGCGAACAACAACAGGAGTTGGAACAAGCTGTATTTGAAGGCAAGATCAGTCATCCGACCATCGCCAAACGTTTTCGGGAGATGGCCATGGATCATGCCACCATGGAACAACGTCAACTCTCAGAATACAAAAGCGCCCTGAGCGCAGCACGACGTCTGCAAAGTGCACTGGGATTTCTTCCCGATGAATTTGAAGGACGGCAACTCGACCTGGCTCCATTGATCAGCAGCCTTGAACAAGCCGTTGAATTGTTGGACACCGAACAAGAGCTGATTGTCGAATAGCACGTCCATTGCCCCTAAAAGGACCGTCATGGAAAAAAACAGCGCGGTAAAACTGTTTCTACAGACATTTTTTGGCAATAGCGACGACCCCCGCTTTACCTTCATTGAGCAGATCAGTCGTTTCACCACCCTGCAACGCAAGGAGATTCTGTTCCATGAAGGTGATGCCGGCAGCGAGTTTTATTTTCTCGCTTCCGGGCGGGTGAAACTATTTCGCTCCACGGCCGACGGCAAAGAAGCCGTGATCCGCTTCATTGAGCCGAGTGAATATTTTGCCGAGATCCTCCTGCAGCTTAAAGGACGTTATCCGGTCAGTGCCATCGCCATTGAGCCCTGTGAACTGTTGGCCTTGGATGCGCAGAAGATTTTGTCGCATCTGGAGCAACACCCCGACATCGCCATGGTCTTCATCGGAGCACTTTCTCAACGCATCAAATACCTGTTGGGGATGATCGAACAACTGACCCTGGCCGATATCCGGCAGCGGTTTCTCAATTATCTTGGCGTATTACAGGACAAATCGCCCGCGGGCAGCATTGAGTTGCCGGCTGCAAAAGGTGAAATTGCCTTACTGCTAGGTACCACACCGGAAACCTTCTCGCGGTTACTGAAAAAACTCTCCACAGAAAAGATCATCCGTGTCAGCGGACGCTCCATCACCGTACTTGACCCAACAGCCCTTGACGAGGTCGCGCCGTGAAATTATTTGTGACACTACTGATCATCGGTCTGAGCGCTCTACCTCTGTCCGCAGCAGAGATTTACCATTATCGCAATGCCGAGGGCAAACTGATCGTGGTCGACGACCCAGAACTCATTCCACCTCAATACACAGGACAAAAAGTTGGCGCCCCAACCAGCCAGGGCATCACCAGTCCACAGTGGTCCAAGTCTCCATCCTTTGACATTGCTGAGCCGGATCAGAAGCAGAACACCACCATCCAGGAAACTCCGGTAAAAATCTACGGTAACCAGGTAGTGGTTCCGGTGACGTTACATCATCGCAACAAAGACATCACCATCCATCTGGTTCTTGACACTGGCGCAACCATCACCCTGCTCGACCGCGATGCCGTGGATAAACTGCGACTAACAAAATGGCGTTCCAGCACCGGCCATCTGGCAAATGGCGCAAAGGTGGAGATTGAATTGGCCCGACTCGACCAACTCAACATCGGACCGCTGCAGATCGAAAAACTGAAAGTTGCGTTGATTGAACGGGAAAAAAGAAACCGCTTTGCTGATGGCCTGTTGGGTATGGATGTTTTAAAACACCGCGCTTACCACATCGACTACCACAACAAACGCTTGATCTGGCAATAGGTTGCGACAACACAACTGAGAATAACAACGCGCCCGCCGGGGATGTCCCGACGGGCGCGTTTATAATTTTTGCAGGTTGTTTTCCCAACAAGCTTTTAAACGGGAAACAGACGGTAGGTATTCCCCTCTTTTTCCCGACGCAGCACATTCTCTTTATCCAACTGCAACAGTGTCGCCTGCAGATGTTTGCGGTTTTCCTTGGGAAACAGACCGTAAATCTCCGTTTGCATAATCCCCGGCTGTTCCATCACCCGCTGCAACACCCGCCACGTCAAAGCGTCGTACGTTTCTTCCGATGGAACCTTTGACTCATCCTGAACATCCACAGATTCTTTCTCTGGGGCTGCTTCCTCAACGACAGACTCTTCAGGCTTCGGCTCAGACACGACGTCTGCACTCTCAACTTTTAGCGTCTGCGATTCGTCAACCTCTTCAACAGGCTGAGAAGTGGTCTCCCCTGAAGTACAAGGCGCTACATCAGATTTTTCAGCCGCTCTCTGTGCTTGTTTTTCCTGACTTTGCCGATAAAAGAACACGCCAAGTCCGCCAAGAACCAATACTACAAAGACAAAGTCACCCATCCTTCCTCCTCTTCGCTTTAATCACAATCAACAAAAAACAATACCATCATTAATAAGGGAATATCCTTACATATGTACGTGAATACAGCGAGCGGGTCAAGGAAAAGCCCTGACCCGCCGCTTGAAACACCGCGATACAACAGGGGAAAAAGAGGTCCCCAAGGATGTAAGTCGCCTTTTTTATCATAAAATCAACCCTGGTTTTCTCCAGCGTGGAACCAGTTGTCAAACCAGGTACGATGATCCTTTTCAGCCAATATTTTCAAATCGTTGGGGCCCAGCCAAATACCGCCGCAAGAGGGGCACTGATCCAGAGGCACACCGCGAAAGGTGCTAGCCTGAATCTCTTCACCACATTTGGGGCATCGATTTTTACACAATTCACGTATCTGCCCTTCGTGCATTTTTTCTTTCATCGCTTCGATCTGCTTGCGCTCTACATCACGAAAATATTGATTTTCAAAAGCTTTTTCTCGCTCATCCCACACATCTTTCATAACCACCTCCGCAATCCTCAGTCGAGAGTGATAACCGGTATATGAAGTATACAAAATTAATGGGATTTTTCAAACGCCCCCCCCCCGCACATCTGCAATTGATAGCAGCCAGCCCCATATGCAGCATTCTTGCCTAGATTCATCAAGGTGCCCAATTCCAGAACCGGCAACAGGTCAACCAGAGTCGTTCCCTGCAACCGCAACGTGCCCATCAGTCCGCCTAAAGGCTGCTGCATCTGCGGGTCGGGTCCCAGCTGTCGCCAATCTTGCCATTCGAGGTGATTTTCCAGCACAACAACCTGCTGAGCAAGTTCAATCATGCGAGCCGGGTCATCCACCAATTCCAAATGGCAATGGGCATAAAGCATGGAGCTCACCCGACGCAGAATAAATGGAAACAGATCGGAAAAATCGGCTCGAAACAGCGGTCGATTGCGCTGCATCAAACGCGCCGGCGTAATAAACTTCAACGTCAGCTCATTCACCGCAACCGGCAGGGTCGACAACCACCAGTCAGCATCGCGTAGCGGGCTTTGTACCTGAGCCAGATCCTCCCCAGCACGCCACAGATTGGCATAACGTCCCGAAGAGTCCTGACCGGCAATCTCCAGCAATTCAAAGCGACCGGCATCATGACGCAATCCATTTTTGCCCAACGCCTGAAACACTTGGGCCAGCTGGACAATCTGCTCCTGGCGTCCACCCCACAACACCACCGGAAAAGTCAACAGCTCATCCCGTTGATAGTGACGGCAACAGGCCGGGTCCGGTTGCAGTACAAATGCAGCAGCGCTTTGCTGGTAGCGCTGTCGGGCCACGGGGTCATCGGCAATCGGCGGAGAAAACAGCTGACTGAACGGATGCACACCGGCGTTGGTGCGACCATCAGCATGATAAAAGACATAACTTCCGGCAGCACGAAGGTTACGCCGCAGACGCAGCAGTGTGGCCAGGTCCACATCCAGGGGTTCCAACAGACGTACCCGGTAGCGTAATTTGACGAATTCAGCACGTTCCAACGTTCCCGTCAGAATCATAATGCCCTCCCCGAACCAGCGAGTACAATAGACTCCTGGCCCCGTTGAATTGCTTTATTGCATGGCTTTTGATACTGTGCTGAAAAACAGTCCACTTGGCAACCTCTGGTTGTCGGGACACGCCCATTCCCTTTTGATCAAGAAAGATTCAACACCGTATGTTCTCTTTTGAATTGCTCCATAATGACCGTTCCTGTCGCGCACGTCGTGGCCGTTTGCACACCCCTCATGGAGCCATTGAAACACCGATTTTCATGCCCGTCGGCACACATGGTGCTCTCAAAGCCATGACCCCGGCTCAAGTCGAGGAGACCGGCGCGCAAATCATCCTGTCTAACACCTACCACCTGCATCTCAAACCGGGTGAAAGCCTGGTCAAGAAAGCCGGTGGACTGCACCGTTTCATGAACTGGGACAAGCCAATTCTTACTGACAGCGGCGGTTTCCAGGTGTTCTCGTTGCCGAAGAAAAAAATCACCGAAAGCGGTGTGTTCTTTCGTCATGAGCATACCGGCGAAGAAATTTTCCTCGGACCAAAAGAAGCGATGCAGATTGAAAACGATCTCGGTGCCGACATCATCATGGCGTTTGACGAATGCATCCCTTATCCATCCAGCCACGATTACGCTAAAAAATCGATCCATAAGACATTGCGCTGGGCCAATAGCTGCCTGGAAGCCCACGGACGCAGCGACCAGGCATTGTTCGGCATCGTTCAGGGCAGCGTCTATGAAGATCTGCGTCGCGAATGTGCGGAGCAACTGACGGCCATGGATTTCCCTGGCTACGCCATTGGTGGCGTCAGCGTCGGCGAAGGCCTTGAACTGCTGAAACAGGTGGTGGATTACACGGAACCGTTTCTGCCGTCGAACAAACCGCGCTACCTGATGGGTGTTGGTCTGCCGGAAGATATCCTCGAAAGCATTGAGCGGGGCATGGATATGTTTGACTGTGTTATCCCGACCCGCTATGCGCGAAGTGCCACGGCTTTCACCTCACGTGGCAAACTGCGTTTGACCAACCGCAACTACCGGCGTGACTTTTTTCCGGTGGACCCGGCCTGTGATTGCTACTGCTGTCGCAACTTTACCCGGGCTTATCTGCATCACCTGTTCAATGCCAACGAAATTCTCTCGGCAACCCTGATGGCTATTCACAACGTCCATTTCTACCTCAACATGGTGAAACAGGCCCGTGAAGCCATTGAACAGAACTGTTACATCGATTTTAAAAACGATTTTCTTGGCGAGTACGGCTTTTTCGAAAAAAAATAAAGACCAACCTGGCAGGGGAGTGAATACACCCGGAGCGGTTTTTTTTCGCTCTCCTGCTAAGGAGTCCACGAATGAGCACACCCTCAACGCAATCAACTTCTTTAGACGCCGACATGGTTCACCGCCTTAAACGGGCGTTGACCACGGATAGCGATGGTTTAAAAGAGATTCTCCAGGACCCATCCAGCGAGGTCCTGCACGCAGCCCTGAAAAATGTTGCCCTGAGCGAAGAGCATCTGTTGCAGGTGCTCAAGCGTCACGATCTGACCAGCACATTTCTCAATGCCGTTGGCCGTCACAAGCTGTCCGAAAAATCACGGATATGCATGGCCACCCTCGCTCATCCGGCCGTCTCCCCCGCCCTGGTCAAAAAACTGCTGTCGCGACTCCATCTGTTTGAAGTACTCAATCTGTGTTATCTGCCCGGGCAATCGGCGGATCTGCGCATGGCCGCCGAACTGGCCATCATCCAGCGCTTGCCCATGGCCCCGCTCGGCAATCGAATCAGTCTGGCGCGTCGGGCCACGGCAACGGTTTTGCAAGCCCTGTTCAAAGAGGGCCATCCACAAGTGATCGAGGCCGGACTCAACAACCCAAAACTTCAAGAAGTCGCGCTGTATCAACACCTTAACGGTTCCAACGCCACGGCGGAAACCATCTCGCAGATTGCGCGTCATCCCCGCTGGAGCCAACGACCCAATTTACGCCGCGCCATTCTCAAAAACCGTCAGACACCGCGCGTGTGGTTTATTCAGTTTCTCCCCCGTCTGCCACGTACTGAAGCGCGCAACCTGTTGCACAGTCAAACGCTCAGCGCTCGCCAGAAACAGTGGATTCGTGACGTCATCGAATAAAAAACAGCGCGCTTCGTCATCACGAAACGCGCTGTTTTTTATAACTCAAGATGTTGCGACAATCAGTCGATCGCGACAACAAAACCACGGCCCACTCCCTGCCTGGCCAGCTCCTCACGCCCCTGCTGCGCGGCCTCCAGCGAATCGTACTTGCCAGCCCGCACCCGATAAAACAGCCGTCCGTCCACCCAAGCCTGCTGCACATCGGCATGACCGTATTGACGTTTGAGTTTTTCCGCCAACCGAGTCGCATTCGGCTGCTGAGTAAACGCCCCGACCTGAACAGTGAACGGCCCGGTTTGTACCGATTGCGGTAAAGTGTAATGCGGTTGTCCGCTGTTATCCCACTGCTGATAGCCCAGCGCGGTAATGCGTACCGGAGCGGTGCCCGGTCCAACCACGCCAAGGCGACTGGCGGCGGTGTAGGACAGATCGATAATCCGGCCGGCGACAAACGGGCCGCGATCATTGACACGCACCACGACAGTTTTGCCGTTATTCAGATTATCCACCTGAACAAACACACCCAACGGCAAGGTTTTATGAGCCGCCGTCATGGCGTACATGTCGTAAATCTCGCCGTTACTGGTTTTGCGTCCGTGGAATTTCTTGCCGTACCAGCTGGCAATCCCCTCTTCACTGAACCCTTGATGATCAAGCAGAGGGGTATAGGACACCCCGTAGACCTCATAGGGTTTCTGCCAGCCTCTCAATGGCTTGCCTGTCGTCGGAGAGACCGCCGGTGATTGCGGAGTTGACGAAGAACACCCTGCCAACGCGATAAGAAACGCGATAAAGGGAAGGAAACACCAGCGCCGCACCACGAATTATTCCTCCACCGCCACTTCCTGCATGACGGTCATGGCGCGGAATTTTTCGTAACGCTGCTCAACCAGTTCTTCCGGCGAAAGCTGCTGCAGTTCATCAAGATGCTTCTTCAAGCATTGTTTGACGTTTTCGGTCGCCTGGGTCGTGTTGGTATGCGCGCCCCCCAGAGGCTCTTCGATCACATCATCGATAATACAGCCCAGCTCATTGATGTCGGCGGCGGTCAATTTGAGCGCTTCGGAAGCCTGAGGACCCTTAGTACCGTCACTCCACAGGATGGCAGCACAGCCCTCTGGAGAGATAACCGAATACACAGAGTATTCCATCATCAGTACACGGTTACCAACGGCAACGGCCAGCGCACCACCGGAGCCCCCTTCACCGGTCACAGTGACAATAACGGGAACTTTCAGCGCCGCCATCTCGCGCAGATTGCGGGCAATGGCCTCGGCCTGACCACGTTCTTCAGCACCAATGCCGGGGTAAGCACCCGGAGTATCGACAAAGGTAAAAATCGGAAGACCGAACTGCTCAGCCATTTGCATGATGCGCAGAGCCTTGCGATAACCTTCGGGGTTAGGCATGCCGAAGTTGCGGATCACCTTTTCTTTGGTGTCGCGCCCCTTCTGATGGCCAATCACCGCGCACGGTTGGCCGTCAAAACGGGCAAAGCCGCACACCAGTGCCGGGTCATCGGCAAAATTGCGATCACCGTGCAATTCAAACCAGTCGGTAAAAATGTTTTGAATAAAATCGAGGGTAAAGGGCCGTCCCGGATGACGGGCCAGCTGGGTACGCTGCCAGCGAGTCAGTTTAGAGAAGATATCTTCACGAAGCTTTTCAGCTTTCTTCTCCAGCTTCTGCAACTCACTGCTAAAATCAACACTTTCCGTCGAATATTCACGAAGTTCGAGGATTTTTTGTTCGAGATCAACCAAAGGTTTCTCAAAATCCAGATATGCTTGCATGAGGCTCTCTCCATACTCCGCCCAACCAACCACGCTGTCGCGTCAGGCGTGTTTATTCGCAAATGACAGCCCCCTTGTCGCGCTGTCCTGCATGCTCAAAAACAAAAAATGATCGATACCGGTGTGTGCCTCCGTGGCGGCAACCGGCCTCCTCCAATCGATTCAGCTTAATCGGTACATGGTAGCCTAATCATTCGAAGGTGACAACATTGTATCCGAACAATTTTTCCACAGCACTGACAAAGTCATCGCTGGCGGCAACACTGAGTTCTTTGGCCACACGAATTTGTGTTTCACTGCGATTCGGTACCACCATGTGCAAAATCACCGCGCAGGAGCCCGAATAGCGCATCATGGTGTGCTTAAGAGTCTGCATCATATCGTCGGTCAATCCCGGTGTAGTCAGGCGTAGGTGAATCTTTGACGTCTGCTTCTCTTTGACATCGTGGAGCAACAGGATTTCGTTGGCCAAGACCTTACAACTGTCCTCTCCAGCATCAAGCGTGCCGTACACCATCAACGGATCATCACCGCCCAAATAATCAGCTGCGGCCTGAAAGGCTTCCGGAAACACCACCACCTCCAGAGAACCGGTCAGATCCTCCAGGGTGATAAACGCCATGCGATCGCCTTTTTTGGTCACCAGTTCCTTTTTGCCACTGACAATGCCGCACACCCGCACCTCTTCCTTGTCGTTACGTTCGACCAGCCCGGAAAGATCGCAGGTGGCAAAGCGTTTGATATCTTCGGCGTAGCGCGATAGCGGATGGCCGGTAATATAAAACCCCAGGGCTTCTTTCTCATTGTTGAGGCGCAGCTTGTCATCCCACTCGGCAACATCGGGCAATTCACCATAGCTGCTGCCACTACGGGTCACCATCTCCTCCATGCCGAACAGAGACTCTTGACCTTGTTGCTTTTCACGCTGCACCTGTTGGCCAATCTCCATAGCACTTTCCAGAGCGTCCATATATTGCGCACGTTTGCCGCCCAGCGAATCGAACGCGCCGCACTTGATCAGCGATTCAACCACCTTTTTGTTGACCTTGCCCAGATCGACCCGCTCACAAAAATCATTGAGAGAATCATAGGGGCCATCGACTTCGCGGACATGGATAATGGAATCCAGCGCGGCGGTACCAACCCCCTTGACCGCCCCCAAACCGAAACGCATGGCGTTTTCGTGAACGGTAAACGAGCGGATTGAGGCATTGATATCGGGAGGCAAGACCTCGATGCCCATGGAACGCA
The Desulfuromonas acetoxidans DSM 684 DNA segment above includes these coding regions:
- a CDS encoding class I SAM-dependent rRNA methyltransferase: MKRQQRKSCVIGPQTEQMLKLGHPWVIEDRFTRKWPTLKCGELVTLTSEQGKALAIALVDPGQRIVARVLGDAGMMLNGEWFRQKIHRAEQRRRDHAGLDGTNAYRVINGEGDGLPGLTVERYDGYLMIQLYSRSWEPHLNMLVQALQQEFQPDGIYEKFRPQKTRELEKKGSKRFSRLLAGSAVPDRYTVEENHLTYRVSLEEGLNTGLFMDQRANRRDLAERCQGKRVLNLFCYTGAFSVAAAASGATRVTSVDASPHYLDQARENFGLNRINAKRHAFICGDCFDVLPDLLAQGERFDIVIMDPPSFSTTTKNRFTTQGGTAKLVAQAMALLEDGGLLITSSNHQKVDLADYLKELRRGALEAGSDLTVLKTAGQAEDFPYPVTFPEGRYLKYVMAVKG
- a CDS encoding Crp/Fnr family transcriptional regulator; its protein translation is MEKNSAVKLFLQTFFGNSDDPRFTFIEQISRFTTLQRKEILFHEGDAGSEFYFLASGRVKLFRSTADGKEAVIRFIEPSEYFAEILLQLKGRYPVSAIAIEPCELLALDAQKILSHLEQHPDIAMVFIGALSQRIKYLLGMIEQLTLADIRQRFLNYLGVLQDKSPAGSIELPAAKGEIALLLGTTPETFSRLLKKLSTEKIIRVSGRSITVLDPTALDEVAP
- a CDS encoding retropepsin-like aspartic protease yields the protein MKLFVTLLIIGLSALPLSAAEIYHYRNAEGKLIVVDDPELIPPQYTGQKVGAPTSQGITSPQWSKSPSFDIAEPDQKQNTTIQETPVKIYGNQVVVPVTLHHRNKDITIHLVLDTGATITLLDRDAVDKLRLTKWRSSTGHLANGAKVEIELARLDQLNIGPLQIEKLKVALIEREKRNRFADGLLGMDVLKHRAYHIDYHNKRLIWQ
- a CDS encoding zf-TFIIB domain-containing protein is translated as MKDVWDEREKAFENQYFRDVERKQIEAMKEKMHEGQIRELCKNRCPKCGEEIQASTFRGVPLDQCPSCGGIWLGPNDLKILAEKDHRTWFDNWFHAGENQG
- the cas6 gene encoding CRISPR system precrRNA processing endoribonuclease RAMP protein Cas6; the encoded protein is MILTGTLERAEFVKLRYRVRLLEPLDVDLATLLRLRRNLRAAGSYVFYHADGRTNAGVHPFSQLFSPPIADDPVARQRYQQSAAAFVLQPDPACCRHYQRDELLTFPVVLWGGRQEQIVQLAQVFQALGKNGLRHDAGRFELLEIAGQDSSGRYANLWRAGEDLAQVQSPLRDADWWLSTLPVAVNELTLKFITPARLMQRNRPLFRADFSDLFPFILRRVSSMLYAHCHLELVDDPARMIELAQQVVVLENHLEWQDWRQLGPDPQMQQPLGGLMGTLRLQGTTLVDLLPVLELGTLMNLGKNAAYGAGCYQLQMCGGGAFEKSH
- the tgt gene encoding tRNA guanosine(34) transglycosylase Tgt, giving the protein MFSFELLHNDRSCRARRGRLHTPHGAIETPIFMPVGTHGALKAMTPAQVEETGAQIILSNTYHLHLKPGESLVKKAGGLHRFMNWDKPILTDSGGFQVFSLPKKKITESGVFFRHEHTGEEIFLGPKEAMQIENDLGADIIMAFDECIPYPSSHDYAKKSIHKTLRWANSCLEAHGRSDQALFGIVQGSVYEDLRRECAEQLTAMDFPGYAIGGVSVGEGLELLKQVVDYTEPFLPSNKPRYLMGVGLPEDILESIERGMDMFDCVIPTRYARSATAFTSRGKLRLTNRNYRRDFFPVDPACDCYCCRNFTRAYLHHLFNANEILSATLMAIHNVHFYLNMVKQAREAIEQNCYIDFKNDFLGEYGFFEKK
- a CDS encoding septal ring lytic transglycosylase RlpA family protein, with the protein product MSYTPLLDHQGFSEEGIASWYGKKFHGRKTSNGEIYDMYAMTAAHKTLPLGVFVQVDNLNNGKTVVVRVNDRGPFVAGRIIDLSYTAASRLGVVGPGTAPVRITALGYQQWDNSGQPHYTLPQSVQTGPFTVQVGAFTQQPNATRLAEKLKRQYGHADVQQAWVDGRLFYRVRAGKYDSLEAAQQGREELARQGVGRGFVVAID
- a CDS encoding acetyl-CoA carboxylase carboxyltransferase subunit alpha, which translates into the protein MQAYLDFEKPLVDLEQKILELREYSTESVDFSSELQKLEKKAEKLREDIFSKLTRWQRTQLARHPGRPFTLDFIQNIFTDWFELHGDRNFADDPALVCGFARFDGQPCAVIGHQKGRDTKEKVIRNFGMPNPEGYRKALRIMQMAEQFGLPIFTFVDTPGAYPGIGAEERGQAEAIARNLREMAALKVPVIVTVTGEGGSGGALAVAVGNRVLMMEYSVYSVISPEGCAAILWSDGTKGPQASEALKLTAADINELGCIIDDVIEEPLGGAHTNTTQATENVKQCLKKHLDELQQLSPEELVEQRYEKFRAMTVMQEVAVEE